The genomic interval ATGGACAAATGGTTGAGTATGGCCAAGCTTTATTTAAGGTGAAATAATATGAAAAAAATATTAATTGCAAACCGTGGCGAGATTGCAGTGCGTATTATTCGCGCATGTCACGAATTGGGCATCCAAACTGTAGCGATTTATTCTGAAGGCGATAAAGATGCTTTACATACTCAATTAGCCGACGAAGCCTACTGTGTGGGACCCAAGCAATCAAAGGATTCATACTTGAACATACCGAACATTTTATCCATCGCCACTTCAACGGGGTGTGACGGCATTCACCCTGGCTATGGCTTCTTAGCTGAGAATGGTGATTTTGCGGAATTGTGCGAAGCTGTCCAACTTAAATTTATTGGGCCGAACTACGAATCGATTCAAAAAATGGGTATTAAAGATATTGCAAAAGAAGAAATGAAACGTGCAAACGTCCCTGTTGTTCCGGGTAGCGAAGGACTTGTGAACACGATTGAAGATGCCATCCAAACTGCTAACTCAATTGGTTACCCTGTTATTATAAAAGCAACTGCTGGTGGTGGCGGTAAAGGGATTCGTACCGCACGTAATGAAGAAGAGTTAATCAATGGTTATAAAATGACGCAACAAGAAGCAGAAACAGCTTTCGGTAATGGTGGCTTATATTTAGAGAAATTTATCGAAAACTTCCGTCATATCGAAATTCAAATTCTTGGTGACGCGCATGGTAACGTAATCCATCTAGGCGAACGTGATTGTACGATTCAACGGCGGATGCAAAAACTTGTTGAAGAATCACCATCTCCAATTCTAACTGAAAAGAAAAGAAAAGAGATGGGCGATGCAGCCGTGAGAGCAGCTAAAGCGGTCAATTATTTTAATGCAGGAACCATTGAATTTATATATGATTTAGATGAAGATCAATTTTACTTCATGGAAATGAATACGCGGATTCAAGTCGAGCATCCAGTGACTGAAATGGTGACAGGTGTTGATCTTGTGAAACAACAAATCAAAGTAGCTATGGGCGAAAAATTACCTTATACACAAGATGATATTCAAATTCAAGGTCATGCCATTGAATTTCGTATCAACGCTGAAAATCCTTACAAAAACTTTATGCCTTCTCCTGGTAAAATCGAACAATATTTAACACCAGGCGGCTTTGGTGTACGTATTGATTCAGCATGTTATACGAACTATGTCATTCCACCATACTATGATTCAATGGTTGCGAAATTGATTGTGCATCAACCGACGAGAGAAGAAGCCATTATGTCTGGTTTACGCGCACTCAGTGAATTTGTCGTACTCGGTATCGATACAACAATTCCTTTCCATATTCGTTTATTAAATCATCCTGTCTTCAATAAAGGTTTCTTTAGCACCAAATTTTTAGAGATTTACGATATTATGAATGAAGATTATTAAATTGAATGGGGGCAACTTATATGGCAAAGCCAATTGAACATTTCAACCCTAATCTTGGAACTGTTGAAATCGAACCTGAAGTCATTTCTGTTATTGCAAGTATCGCAGTATCAGAAGTGAAAGGCGTTGAAGGGGCATTTCCAGATTTAAAAAATTCAACTTTAGAACGCTTTGGTCGCAAAAACTTAAGTAAAGGCGTTAAAATCACAACGAAAGACAATGAAATCACTATTGATGTCTATTGTTCTTTAAGCTATGGCGTTAAAGTTTCCGAAACAGCGTCAAAAGTTCAAGAATCCATTCATAGTACATTGCGTACGATGACTGCACTCACACCTCAACAAATCAATGTGCACATTACACATATAGAAATGGCAAAAAATAATCGTGATTAACATATGAACGGAGAATTAAAATGAGTAGAAAACAAGCAAGAAGTCAAGCCTTTCAAACATTATTCCAACTAGAAATGAAAAATACAGAGCTGACGATTGACGAAGCAATTAGTTTTATTAAAGAAGATTATCCAGATTTAGATTTCGACTTCATTAAATGGCTTGTTTCTGGTGTTAAAGATCATCAACATGTATTAGACGAAATAATCAGCCCGCATTTGAATGGATGGACGATTGCACGTTTGTTGAAAACAGATCGTATTATTTTGCGTATGGCTACATTTGAAATTAACCACAGTGATACACCAGAAAAGGTAATTATTAATGAAGCAGTAGAACTGGCAAAACAATTTAGTGATGATGATCATTATAAATTTATCAACGGTGTATTAAGTCACATTAAAAGAAATTGAGTGATGGCATGGAAAAATATTTAACGATCTCTGCATTAACTAAATATATTAAGTATAAATTTGATCAAGACCCACATCTACAAAGTGTATACATCAAGGGCGAATTATCGAATTTTAAACGTCATAGTAGTGGTCATTTATATTTTGCGGTTAAAGATGAAAACAGTGTCATCGCTGCAATGATGTTTAAAACACAGGCCAATCAACTTGACTTCGACCCAAAAGAAGGGGATCAAGTTCTGATTGAAGCACGTGTATCGGTTTATGAACGTCGTGGTAATTATCAAATTTATGTCAATCATATGCAACTGGACGGTGTAGGAAATCTTTACCAAAAATTTGAGCAATTAAAAAATAAACTTATGAAAGAAGGGTATTTTGACCCGGCTTATAAAAAACCTATACCCAAGTATCCTAAAAAAATTGTAATACTTACAGCCAGTACCGGCGCAGCCATTCGAGATATTCAAAATACTTTGAACAGTCGTTATCCACTAGCTGAACAAATTAGAATCAGTACGCTCGTTCAAGGGGCACAGGCGAAAGCTGACATCATCGAAAAATTACAATCTGCGGATCAACTCGGTGCAGATGTGATTATTCTAGGACGGGGTGGTGGCTCGATTGAAGATTTGTGGAACTTCAATGAGGAAGATGTTGTTAAAGCTATTTTTTCATGTCAAACACCTGTCATATCTGCTGTAGGTCATGAAACGGATACAACATTAAGTGACTTTGTTGCTGATTTACGTGCCGCGACACCGACTCAAGCTGCGATGTTAGCTACACCCGACCAACAAGAACTTAAACAAGTGCTGCATCAAACTTGCGCTTATTTGAACCGCTATATGAAGCAACATTTGAAACATACTGCACAACAACTACAGCAGTTGCAATCATATTATAAATTTAAACAACCCGGTTTGTTATATGAACAGCAAACTCAAAAACGTGACGAACTAGATCGTGCCCTTCATCAATCGATGCAATTTCGACTACAACACGAACAACAACGGTTAGCCATGTTGCAACAACGCATTCGCATTAAATATTTTTACGATAACGTACAACGTCAAAAGCAAGCATCTATGGATTTATCATCTCAGTTACACAAACAAATTCAGCGTATTTTAACTTCAAAAAAGCAACTATTTCAACATCAACTGTTATCGCTTGATAATTTGAGTCCGACAAAAACGATGATGCGAGGTTATTCGATTGTTAAAAAAGATGATGACGTCATTACAAGTAGTCATGACGTACATGAAGGTGAACTCATCGAAGTAACAATGAAAGATGGCGCTTTAGATGCAAGAATTGAAAAGGTGAGGTGGCAAAATGACAACCGAAAATAAATCTTTTGAAGAAATGATGAAAGAATTAGAAAGTATTGTAAATCAGCTAGATAATGATACGATATCGCTAGAAAAATCTTTAGAATTGTATCAACAAGGCATTGTGCTTTCTAAATCATGTGAAAAAACATTGAGTGATGCTGAGAAAAAAGTAGCAGAATTAATGGATAAAGAGGCAGATGAAAGTGATGAATCAAAGTCTGAATGAGTTATTAGAACAATTTAATGGACACTTGAATCACGCAGTTGAAGATTCGCAACTCGGCACTTCACTTGAACAGAGTATGCGTTATTCTCTGGAAGCTGGAGGAAAAAGAATACGACCATTACTTATGTTAGCTACAATTAAAATGTTGGATCATCAAAAGCTCGCGAGTGGCATGCATGTTGCTTTAGCGCTCGAAATGATTCATACATATTCATTGATTCATGACGATTTACCCGCAATGGATGACGATGATTTACGACGTGGTAAACCGACGAATCATAAGGTCTATGGTGAGTGGCTTGCGATATTGGCTGGAGACGCATTATTGACAAAAGCATTTGAAAAGATTGCATTGACACCTCATATAGACGCTAATATTAAAGTCGCACTCATTGAAAAATTAAGTCAAGCGAGTGGGCATCAAGGTATGGTGGGTGGGCAAACGTTAGACATGCAAAGCGAAAACCAACAAATCCCTCTTGAAAAACTTGAAAGTATTCATATTCATAAGACGGGGGCACTGATTCAATTTGCGATTGAAGCTGCAACTATCATTACTTCAATTCGTCAAACAACTGCACAACAATTGATTCAGTTTTCTCAACATTTAGGTGTCATTTTCCAAATTAAAGATGACCTCTTAGATGTGTACGGTGATGAAGCGAAATTAGGCAAACCTGTAGGAAGCGACGTCTCTAATCATAAAAGTACGTATGTCACACTTTTAGGTGAGAAAGGCGCTGAGCAAGAACTTCAAGCGCATATTCAAAAAGCAGAAGCCATTTTAACAACTTTATCAACGGAATTTGATACAACGGATTTAAACCATTTGCTAACACTTTTTTATCAACGTCAAAATTAGGTTCTGTCTATCTATGATGTGATTGAAGTGTTATAATCAGTACGATAGAAAAAATTAAGGGTGATTTCAATGGACGTAAGAAATATACAGAATCCTTCATTCTTAAAAAGTCTTTCTGTTAAAGAGCTTGAAGCATTGAGTCACGATGTGAGACAGTTCTTAATTCAAACGTGTGCTGTGACGGGGGGCCATATAGGTGCTAATTTAGGTGTTGTTGAACTCACAATCGCACTACATAAGCATTTTAATAGCCCAGAAGATAAAATCATCTGGGATGTCGGTCATCAAAGTTACATTCATAAAATTTTGACAGGCCGCGGTCATCAGTTTGAAACATTAAGACAATATAGAGGATTATGTGGATTTCCAAAATTAAAAGAGTCTGATCATGATGTGTGGGAAGCTGGGCATAGTTCTACCTCATTATCAGCTGCGATGGGCATGGCAAAAGCGAGAGATATTTTAGGCAAAAAGAATCATATCGTTCCAGTTATTGGTGATGGTGCACTGACTGGCGGTATGGCACTTGAAGCTTTAAACAATATCGGCCATGACCGTACAAATATGACAATTATTTTAAACGATAACGAAATGAGTATAGCACCTAATGTTGGCGCGATGCATAACATGCTCGGTCGTATTCGAATGAACCAAGGTTATAATCGACTCAAATTTGATGCTGAATCAATTTTAAGTCGTTTGCCAGGGGGCAGTCGATTACGTGAATCTGCTGATCGTATTAAAGACAGCTTGAAATATTTAGTTGTAGATGGCGCGTTTTTCGAAGAGCTCGGTATTCGCTATATTGGTCCAGTTGATGGCCATAACTTTGAAGAATTAGAAAACGCCTTAGCTGCAGCAGATTCTATTAACAAACCGGTCTTGATTCATGTCGTGACGAAAAAAGGGAAAGGTTACCATCCTGCTGAAAATGATAAAATTGGAACTTGGCACGGCTTAGGACCATACAAATTAGAAACTGGTGAACAGATTAAAGGTCAAACTCAAGGACCTTCATGGAGTCAGTTGATGAGTGACGAAATGCTGTCATATGCGAAGAAAGATCGACGTGTCGTTGCAATTACACCTGCAATGCCTGTAGGTTCTAAGCTT from Staphylococcus sp. MI 10-1553 carries:
- the accC gene encoding acetyl-CoA carboxylase biotin carboxylase subunit, which encodes MKKILIANRGEIAVRIIRACHELGIQTVAIYSEGDKDALHTQLADEAYCVGPKQSKDSYLNIPNILSIATSTGCDGIHPGYGFLAENGDFAELCEAVQLKFIGPNYESIQKMGIKDIAKEEMKRANVPVVPGSEGLVNTIEDAIQTANSIGYPVIIKATAGGGGKGIRTARNEEELINGYKMTQQEAETAFGNGGLYLEKFIENFRHIEIQILGDAHGNVIHLGERDCTIQRRMQKLVEESPSPILTEKKRKEMGDAAVRAAKAVNYFNAGTIEFIYDLDEDQFYFMEMNTRIQVEHPVTEMVTGVDLVKQQIKVAMGEKLPYTQDDIQIQGHAIEFRINAENPYKNFMPSPGKIEQYLTPGGFGVRIDSACYTNYVIPPYYDSMVAKLIVHQPTREEAIMSGLRALSEFVVLGIDTTIPFHIRLLNHPVFNKGFFSTKFLEIYDIMNEDY
- a CDS encoding Asp23/Gls24 family envelope stress response protein — translated: MAKPIEHFNPNLGTVEIEPEVISVIASIAVSEVKGVEGAFPDLKNSTLERFGRKNLSKGVKITTKDNEITIDVYCSLSYGVKVSETASKVQESIHSTLRTMTALTPQQINVHITHIEMAKNNRD
- the nusB gene encoding transcription antitermination factor NusB, with product MSRKQARSQAFQTLFQLEMKNTELTIDEAISFIKEDYPDLDFDFIKWLVSGVKDHQHVLDEIISPHLNGWTIARLLKTDRIILRMATFEINHSDTPEKVIINEAVELAKQFSDDDHYKFINGVLSHIKRN
- the xseA gene encoding exodeoxyribonuclease VII large subunit, which codes for MEKYLTISALTKYIKYKFDQDPHLQSVYIKGELSNFKRHSSGHLYFAVKDENSVIAAMMFKTQANQLDFDPKEGDQVLIEARVSVYERRGNYQIYVNHMQLDGVGNLYQKFEQLKNKLMKEGYFDPAYKKPIPKYPKKIVILTASTGAAIRDIQNTLNSRYPLAEQIRISTLVQGAQAKADIIEKLQSADQLGADVIILGRGGGSIEDLWNFNEEDVVKAIFSCQTPVISAVGHETDTTLSDFVADLRAATPTQAAMLATPDQQELKQVLHQTCAYLNRYMKQHLKHTAQQLQQLQSYYKFKQPGLLYEQQTQKRDELDRALHQSMQFRLQHEQQRLAMLQQRIRIKYFYDNVQRQKQASMDLSSQLHKQIQRILTSKKQLFQHQLLSLDNLSPTKTMMRGYSIVKKDDDVITSSHDVHEGELIEVTMKDGALDARIEKVRWQNDNRK
- a CDS encoding exodeoxyribonuclease VII small subunit, which codes for MTTENKSFEEMMKELESIVNQLDNDTISLEKSLELYQQGIVLSKSCEKTLSDAEKKVAELMDKEADESDESKSE
- a CDS encoding polyprenyl synthetase family protein encodes the protein MNQSLNELLEQFNGHLNHAVEDSQLGTSLEQSMRYSLEAGGKRIRPLLMLATIKMLDHQKLASGMHVALALEMIHTYSLIHDDLPAMDDDDLRRGKPTNHKVYGEWLAILAGDALLTKAFEKIALTPHIDANIKVALIEKLSQASGHQGMVGGQTLDMQSENQQIPLEKLESIHIHKTGALIQFAIEAATIITSIRQTTAQQLIQFSQHLGVIFQIKDDLLDVYGDEAKLGKPVGSDVSNHKSTYVTLLGEKGAEQELQAHIQKAEAILTTLSTEFDTTDLNHLLTLFYQRQN
- the dxs gene encoding 1-deoxy-D-xylulose-5-phosphate synthase; protein product: MDVRNIQNPSFLKSLSVKELEALSHDVRQFLIQTCAVTGGHIGANLGVVELTIALHKHFNSPEDKIIWDVGHQSYIHKILTGRGHQFETLRQYRGLCGFPKLKESDHDVWEAGHSSTSLSAAMGMAKARDILGKKNHIVPVIGDGALTGGMALEALNNIGHDRTNMTIILNDNEMSIAPNVGAMHNMLGRIRMNQGYNRLKFDAESILSRLPGGSRLRESADRIKDSLKYLVVDGAFFEELGIRYIGPVDGHNFEELENALAAADSINKPVLIHVVTKKGKGYHPAENDKIGTWHGLGPYKLETGEQIKGQTQGPSWSQLMSDEMLSYAKKDRRVVAITPAMPVGSKLTKFQSELPEQFFDVGIAEQHAVTMAAGLAIEGMKPYVAIYSTFLQRAYDQVLHDVDRQNLNVIFGVDRSGLVGADGETHQGVFDVGFLTQFPNMIVMMPKDENEAKDLIYTAMHHEQGPIAIRYPRGNGLGVEITDKREHLPIGTWEDLTEGQDVALISYGPTLTTLIEVAKSLAEQGIQARVINARYIKPMDTTVLDDLGAKNMPVVTVEEAMLNGGLGSHIANYFTDHGYTNHIKRLGINDEYIEHGDVDQVLEDLGLTHDPLFHTIQQFLD